The Ruminococcus bovis genome includes a region encoding these proteins:
- the pckA gene encoding phosphoenolpyruvate carboxykinase (ATP), with product MAKIDLTKYGITGTTEIIHNPSYEELFNEETKPELEGYEVGQETELGAVNVMTGIYTGRSPKDKFIVMDENSKDTVWWTSDEYKNDNHPATQEAWEAVKEIAKKELSNKKLYVVDAFCGANHDTRMAVRFIVEVAWQAHFVTNMFIKPTAEELENFEPDFIVYNASKAKVENYKELGLNSETAVLFNITSREQVIVNTWYGGEMKKGMFSMMNYYLPLKGIASMHCSANADMNGENTAIFFGLSGTGKTTLSTDPKRLLIGDDEHGWDDNGVFNFEGGCYAKVIDLDKESEPDIYNAIRRDALLENVTVDENGKIDFADKSVTENTRVSYPIDHIENIVRPVSSAPAAKNVIFLSADAFGVLPPVSILTPEQTKYYFLSGFTAKLAGTERGITEPTPTFSACFGQAFLELHPTKYAEELVKKMEKSGAKAYLVNTGWNGTGKRISIKDTRGIIDAILDGSITKAPTKTIPHFNFEVPTELPGVDPAILDPRDTYADVNEWETKAKDLASRFVKNFAKYEGNEAGKALVSAGPTVE from the coding sequence ATGGCAAAGATTGATTTAACTAAGTATGGTATTACCGGTACTACTGAAATTATCCACAATCCTTCCTACGAAGAACTATTCAACGAAGAAACAAAGCCTGAACTAGAAGGCTATGAAGTTGGTCAGGAAACTGAACTAGGTGCAGTTAATGTAATGACCGGTATTTACACAGGTCGTTCACCTAAAGACAAGTTTATCGTTATGGACGAAAATTCTAAGGACACTGTATGGTGGACTTCTGATGAATACAAGAACGACAACCACCCAGCTACACAAGAAGCATGGGAAGCTGTAAAGGAAATTGCTAAGAAAGAACTTTCTAACAAGAAGCTTTATGTTGTTGACGCATTCTGTGGTGCTAACCACGACACAAGAATGGCAGTTCGTTTCATCGTTGAAGTTGCATGGCAGGCTCACTTTGTAACAAATATGTTCATTAAGCCAACTGCTGAAGAACTAGAAAACTTTGAACCTGACTTTATCGTTTACAACGCATCAAAGGCTAAGGTTGAAAACTATAAGGAACTAGGTCTAAACTCAGAAACAGCTGTTCTATTTAACATCACAAGCCGTGAACAGGTTATCGTTAACACATGGTACGGTGGTGAAATGAAGAAGGGTATGTTCTCAATGATGAACTACTACCTACCTCTAAAGGGTATTGCTTCAATGCACTGCTCAGCTAATGCTGATATGAACGGTGAAAACACAGCCATCTTCTTCGGTCTATCAGGTACAGGTAAGACAACACTTTCAACAGACCCTAAGAGACTTCTAATCGGTGATGACGAACACGGTTGGGATGACAATGGTGTATTTAACTTTGAAGGTGGTTGCTATGCTAAGGTTATCGACCTTGACAAGGAATCTGAACCAGACATCTACAATGCTATCAGAAGAGATGCTCTACTAGAAAATGTTACTGTTGACGAAAACGGTAAGATTGACTTTGCTGATAAGTCAGTTACAGAAAACACTCGTGTTTCTTACCCAATCGACCACATTGAAAACATTGTTCGTCCTGTATCTTCTGCTCCTGCTGCAAAGAATGTAATCTTCCTATCAGCTGATGCATTTGGTGTACTACCTCCAGTTTCTATTCTAACTCCTGAACAGACAAAGTACTACTTCCTATCAGGCTTTACTGCAAAGCTAGCAGGTACTGAAAGAGGTATCACAGAACCAACTCCAACATTCTCTGCTTGTTTCGGTCAGGCTTTCCTAGAACTTCATCCAACAAAGTATGCTGAAGAACTAGTTAAGAAGATGGAAAAGAGTGGTGCTAAGGCTTACCTAGTTAACACAGGTTGGAACGGCACAGGTAAGAGAATTTCTATTAAGGATACAAGAGGTATCATTGATGCTATCCTTGACGGTTCTATTACAAAGGCTCCTACAAAGACTATCCCTCACTTCAACTTTGAAGTTCCTACAGAACTACCAGGTGTTGACCCAGCTATCCTAGACCCTAGAGACACATATGCTGATGTTAACGAATGGGAAACAAAGGCTAAGGATCTTGCTTCAAGATTTGTTAAGAACTTTGCTAAGTATGAAGGTAATGAAGCAGGTAAGGCTCTAGTATCTGCAGGTCCTACAGTAGAATAA
- the feoB gene encoding ferrous iron transport protein B encodes MTLKELNIGESAIITSVGGEGALRQHFLDMGMIPNAEVTVVKFAPMGDPMELQVHGYELTLRLADADKIQVEPIKSRTRSHDRVDRFKDTEHPGLGEEGKFHSKGDGNPLPEGTTLTYALVGNQNCGKTTLFNQITGSNQHVGNFPGVTVDRKDGSIKGYPNTNVTDLPGIYSMSPYSSEEIVSRNFVLDEKPKAIINIVDATNIERNLYLTMQLLEMNIPMVIALNMMDEVTGNQGSIDVNTMEKMLGVPVIPISAAKNEGVDELIKHALHIAQYQEKPLRQDFCDKNDHNGAVHRCIHAVIHLIEDHAEQADIPVRFAATKAIEGDHLILDKLNLDENEMEMLEHIVQQLETERQLDRNASIADMRFDFIEKLCEDTVIKPKQSKERVRSEKIDKILTGKYTAIPCFIAIMVLVFYLTFNVIGAGLQTLLEMGIDSLTTITDNALTSAHVNDTIHSLVIDGIFNGVGSVLSFLPIIVTLFFFLSLMEDSGYIARVAFVMDKLLRKIGLSGRSIVPMLIGFGCTVPAVMATRTLTSERDRKMTILLTPFMSCTAKLPIYSFFVSSFFPKQGGLIMSGLYVLGIVIGILIAFLYKGTLFKGEAVPFVMELPNYRLPGAKNVVQLLWEKAKDFLQRAFSIILIATIVVWFLQSFDIHFNMVTNSADSMLASISGFISPIFAPLGLGDWRICTSLISGIMAKESVVSTLQVLFSGNIASVLTPLAASSLLVFSLLYSPCVAAIASVKRELGSKWAIGVALWQCVIAWVVAFIVHLIGSAVGMV; translated from the coding sequence ATGACCTTAAAAGAATTGAATATAGGCGAAAGTGCCATCATAACATCAGTTGGTGGTGAGGGTGCATTGCGACAACATTTTCTTGATATGGGTATGATTCCTAATGCAGAAGTAACTGTTGTGAAATTTGCACCAATGGGTGACCCTATGGAACTTCAGGTCCATGGGTATGAACTGACTTTAAGATTAGCAGATGCCGATAAAATTCAGGTAGAACCTATCAAATCTCGTACAAGAAGTCACGATAGAGTGGATAGGTTCAAGGATACAGAGCATCCAGGTCTTGGTGAAGAAGGCAAATTCCATTCAAAGGGAGATGGCAACCCTTTGCCGGAAGGAACAACCCTTACATATGCTTTGGTTGGCAACCAAAACTGTGGCAAGACAACTTTGTTCAACCAAATCACCGGTTCAAATCAGCATGTCGGTAACTTTCCAGGTGTAACAGTTGACAGAAAGGATGGTTCAATCAAAGGCTATCCCAACACAAATGTAACTGACCTACCGGGAATTTACTCAATGTCACCATATAGTAGTGAAGAAATTGTTTCAAGAAATTTTGTACTTGACGAAAAGCCAAAGGCTATTATTAATATTGTAGATGCAACCAATATTGAAAGAAACCTTTACCTTACAATGCAACTTCTTGAAATGAATATTCCAATGGTTATTGCACTTAATATGATGGATGAAGTTACAGGTAACCAAGGTTCTATTGATGTAAATACAATGGAAAAAATGCTTGGTGTACCGGTTATTCCAATTTCAGCAGCAAAAAATGAAGGTGTTGATGAACTTATCAAACACGCACTTCATATTGCTCAGTATCAGGAAAAGCCATTGCGTCAGGATTTTTGTGACAAAAATGACCACAACGGTGCAGTACATCGTTGTATTCACGCAGTAATTCACTTAATAGAGGACCATGCAGAACAAGCAGATATTCCTGTAAGGTTTGCAGCTACTAAGGCAATAGAGGGTGACCACCTAATTCTTGATAAGTTGAACCTTGATGAAAACGAAATGGAAATGCTTGAGCATATTGTTCAACAACTTGAAACAGAAAGACAACTTGACAGAAATGCCTCAATAGCCGATATGCGTTTTGACTTTATCGAAAAACTTTGTGAAGATACAGTTATCAAACCAAAGCAAAGTAAAGAAAGAGTCAGAAGTGAAAAGATAGACAAAATTCTAACAGGTAAATATACTGCAATTCCTTGTTTTATTGCAATAATGGTTTTAGTTTTTTACCTAACATTTAATGTAATAGGTGCAGGACTACAAACTTTATTGGAAATGGGCATTGACTCATTAACCACAATAACAGATAATGCTCTAACCTCAGCCCATGTAAATGATACAATACATAGTCTTGTAATAGATGGTATATTTAACGGTGTAGGTAGTGTGTTAAGTTTCTTACCTATAATCGTAACATTGTTTTTCTTCTTATCATTAATGGAGGACAGTGGCTACATAGCAAGAGTAGCATTTGTAATGGATAAATTGCTGAGAAAAATCGGTCTGTCAGGCAGAAGTATTGTTCCAATGCTAATTGGTTTTGGTTGTACAGTACCGGCAGTTATGGCAACAAGAACTTTAACATCCGAAAGAGATAGAAAGATGACAATCCTACTAACTCCATTTATGAGTTGTACTGCAAAGTTACCTATCTATTCATTTTTTGTCAGTTCATTTTTCCCTAAACAAGGTGGACTGATAATGTCAGGACTGTATGTGCTGGGTATAGTAATCGGTATATTGATTGCTTTTCTATATAAAGGAACATTGTTCAAAGGTGAGGCAGTACCATTTGTTATGGAATTACCAAACTACCGATTACCAGGTGCAAAGAATGTTGTTCAGCTATTGTGGGAAAAAGCAAAGGACTTTTTGCAGAGAGCATTTTCAATTATCTTAATTGCAACAATAGTTGTTTGGTTCTTACAGAGCTTTGATATTCACTTTAATATGGTGACAAATTCAGCAGATAGTATGTTAGCCTCAATCTCAGGTTTTATCTCACCGATATTTGCACCATTAGGACTTGGAGATTGGAGAATATGTACTTCATTAATCTCAGGTATTATGGCTAAGGAAAGTGTAGTTTCAACATTACAAGTCCTATTTAGTGGCAACATTGCCTCAGTATTAACACCACTTGCAGCATCATCACTACTTGTATTTAGTTTGCTATATTCTCCTTGTGTTGCAGCTATTGCATCAGTAAAAAGGGAACTAGGCAGTAAGTGGGCAATAGGTGTTGCTTTATGGCAGTGTGTTATTGCTTGGGTAGTAGCATTCATAGTCCACTTAATCGGTTCAGCAGTAGGAATGGTGTAG
- a CDS encoding FeoB-associated Cys-rich membrane protein, protein MDFLSSLNFWDYIILALVIVAVAIAIFSMRSRKKKGKGCCNCGCQNCNKKCK, encoded by the coding sequence ATGGATTTTCTAAGCAGTTTAAATTTTTGGGATTATATAATTTTAGCTTTAGTCATTGTTGCAGTAGCTATTGCAATTTTCTCAATGAGAAGTAGAAAGAAAAAAGGCAAAGGTTGTTGCAATTGTGGTTGCCAAAATTGTAATAAAAAGTGTAAATAG
- a CDS encoding MATE family efflux transporter → MKEIDLTSGSIFKKLIKFSLPMIVGNFLQQIYNLADTLIVGKYIGANALASVGSVYTLMTFITSIIIGLCMGSGAFFSLDYGAKNHKRLKEDIVLSFIFILSVSAIISIVIYPCMGIILSILQTPSTLMALTKEYVTVIFSGIIFIFLYNFFAYLLRSIGKPYVPLVFLGISSVLNIILDIWFVVSLNKGVFGAGFATVISQGVAGIGLLIYSIIKVPIVRIQKEKVDLSFKRFREIVINDLATSVQQSVMNFGILMIQGLVNSFGEVIMASFAAAVKIDTLAYMPSQEFGNAYSLFISQNYGAKKSDRIKNGTKISFIVSAIFCLVVSAIIFIFAESLMGIFVESFEKEIIIEGAKYLRIEGAMYVGIGILFLWYGYFRGVNKPLISLILTIISLGTRVVLSYALAPTTPLGVIAIWLSIPIGWILADVVGYFYYRKNKL, encoded by the coding sequence ATGAAAGAAATAGATTTGACTAGTGGTTCTATATTCAAAAAGTTGATAAAATTTTCTTTACCTATGATTGTGGGGAATTTTCTTCAACAAATATACAACCTTGCAGACACATTGATTGTGGGAAAATACATAGGTGCAAATGCCTTAGCATCAGTTGGTTCGGTATATACTTTAATGACATTTATCACATCAATTATTATTGGGTTATGTATGGGTAGTGGTGCATTTTTCTCATTAGATTATGGTGCTAAAAATCATAAAAGATTAAAGGAAGATATTGTACTGTCATTTATATTTATACTGTCGGTATCGGCAATAATCAGCATAGTTATTTACCCTTGTATGGGAATAATACTTTCAATTTTACAGACACCTAGTACATTAATGGCACTTACCAAAGAATATGTTACCGTAATATTCAGTGGTATAATATTTATATTTTTATACAATTTCTTTGCATATTTATTACGGTCAATAGGCAAACCATATGTACCATTAGTGTTCTTGGGAATATCATCGGTACTGAATATTATTCTTGATATTTGGTTTGTTGTTTCACTTAACAAGGGAGTATTCGGTGCAGGGTTTGCTACTGTAATATCACAAGGTGTGGCAGGTATTGGGTTACTGATTTACTCAATAATAAAAGTACCTATTGTGAGAATTCAGAAAGAAAAAGTTGATTTAAGTTTCAAAAGATTTAGGGAAATTGTTATAAATGACCTTGCTACTTCTGTACAACAATCTGTAATGAACTTTGGTATTCTGATGATTCAAGGGTTGGTAAACAGTTTTGGTGAAGTTATTATGGCATCATTTGCAGCAGCAGTAAAGATTGACACATTGGCATATATGCCTTCCCAAGAATTTGGCAATGCCTATTCCCTATTTATTTCACAAAACTACGGTGCTAAAAAATCAGACCGTATCAAGAATGGCACAAAAATTTCTTTTATAGTATCAGCTATATTTTGCCTAGTTGTTTCAGCTATTATATTTATATTTGCTGAAAGTCTTATGGGAATTTTCGTTGAGTCATTTGAAAAAGAGATTATTATTGAGGGTGCAAAGTACCTAAGAATTGAGGGTGCTATGTATGTTGGTATCGGTATATTATTCCTATGGTATGGGTACTTTAGAGGAGTTAACAAGCCACTTATTTCTCTGATTCTTACAATTATTTCTCTTGGTACAAGGGTAGTGCTTTCTTATGCATTAGCACCAACTACACCACTTGGAGTAATTGCAATTTGGCTATCTATTCCTATCGGTTGGATACTTGCTGATGTTGTGGGATATTTTTATTATAGGAAAAATAAATTATAA
- a CDS encoding aldo/keto reductase has product MEYTKLGKTDIEVSKLCVGCMSFGKAGTMHDWTLNETESEKLVKKALDLGINFFDTANGYSAGTSEEYLGKAIKNNVPRDKVVIASKVYFNEGRLSKNAINREIEGTLKRLGTDYLDLYIIHRFDYETPIEETMEALHNLVKQGKVRAIGASAMYGYQFYNMQLTARDNGWTEFSAMENHYNLLYREDERELIPICKQMGVSLMPYSPLAAGHLARPTWNSDTLRGKTDRVAVGKYGKMEKYDIQIVNRVNELAEKYNCKMSQIAIAWQWTKGVASPIIGATKAKYFDDAVGAFDVKLTDEDIAYIEELYVPHKIVGAIDKNPQQGVMLLDEKK; this is encoded by the coding sequence ATGGAATATACTAAGTTAGGAAAAACAGATATTGAAGTGTCAAAGCTATGTGTAGGTTGTATGAGCTTTGGTAAAGCCGGTACAATGCATGATTGGACACTTAATGAAACTGAAAGTGAAAAATTAGTAAAGAAAGCCCTTGACCTTGGTATTAATTTTTTTGATACTGCAAATGGCTATTCTGCCGGTACAAGTGAAGAATATTTAGGAAAAGCTATCAAGAATAATGTTCCTAGAGATAAGGTAGTAATTGCCTCAAAGGTTTATTTCAATGAGGGTAGACTTTCTAAAAATGCTATCAATCGTGAAATTGAGGGTACACTAAAAAGATTAGGTACAGATTACCTTGACCTATATATTATCCATCGTTTTGACTACGAAACACCTATTGAAGAAACTATGGAGGCACTACATAACCTAGTAAAACAAGGGAAAGTTCGTGCAATCGGTGCATCTGCAATGTACGGTTATCAGTTCTACAATATGCAACTAACTGCTAGGGATAATGGTTGGACAGAATTTTCAGCAATGGAAAACCACTACAATCTTCTTTATCGTGAAGACGAAAGAGAGCTTATTCCTATTTGTAAACAAATGGGAGTTTCCTTAATGCCATATAGCCCATTAGCTGCCGGTCATCTTGCTCGACCAACTTGGAATAGTGATACTCTAAGAGGTAAAACCGATAGAGTAGCAGTAGGTAAGTATGGCAAAATGGAAAAGTATGACATTCAAATTGTCAATCGTGTAAATGAACTTGCAGAAAAGTATAATTGCAAAATGTCACAAATAGCCATTGCTTGGCAGTGGACAAAGGGTGTTGCTTCACCAATTATAGGTGCAACAAAAGCAAAGTATTTTGATGATGCAGTAGGTGCTTTTGATGTTAAGTTAACTGATGAAGATATTGCTTATATTGAAGAATTATATGTTCCACATAAAATCGTAGGTGCAATTGATAAGAACCCTCAGCAAGGCGTAATGCTACTTGATGAGAAAAAGTAA
- a CDS encoding Tex family protein, whose amino-acid sequence MDYSQILAKEFNIKEQYATNIISLLDEGNTIPFIARYRKEMHGSMDDQLIREFSEKLEYLRNLDKRREEIRNLINEQEKLTDEISTSLDKAVTLSELEDIYRPFKPKRKTRASIAKEKGLEPLAIEILLQDSKFNPNKSAEKYVNAEKGVDTVEDAINGAKDIIAEQISDNSKIRKTIRKMLNNYGTVVSVASDKDKDSVYRSYYEYSEPVKKIADHRLLAINRGEKDGFLKVSIQCDYEKFIEYINNETINYKNDLCSDIIKEAGADAYQRLIFPSIEREIRSALTENACENSMKVFAINLKQLLMQPPVKGKTVLGLDPGYRTGCKVAVVDETGKVLDTTVIYPTHGEIKVKQSKEKIIQLIKKYDVDIISIGNGTASKETEMFAVDVIKDCGKDVKYMVVSEAGASVYSASKLAAKELPELDLTLRSAVSIARRIQDPLAELVKIEPKAIGVGQYQHDMPQKRLAETLDGVVENCVNSVGADLNTASPALLSRVAGLNATVCNNIVKYREENGAFSSRSELKKVPKLGPKAFEQCAGFLRVAESKNPFDNTGVHPESYSNAKELLKTLDYSDKDIKTGDYSDLSTRVKNFGSKKLADIVEIGLPTLDDIVKELSKPGRDPRDELPAPMLRSDVLDIKDLKEGMELKGTVRNVIDFGAFIDIGVHQDGLVHISQICDKYIKHPSEVLKVGDIVKVKILSVEPEKNRIALTMKF is encoded by the coding sequence ATGGATTATTCACAAATTTTAGCTAAAGAATTTAACATTAAAGAACAATACGCAACTAATATTATTAGTTTGCTTGATGAGGGAAATACAATTCCTTTTATTGCAAGATACCGTAAAGAAATGCATGGTTCTATGGATGACCAGTTGATAAGAGAATTTTCTGAAAAGTTAGAGTATCTTCGCAACCTTGATAAGCGTAGAGAAGAAATCAGAAACCTTATTAATGAACAAGAAAAATTAACTGATGAAATTTCTACTTCACTTGATAAGGCAGTTACACTTAGTGAACTTGAAGATATTTACAGACCATTTAAGCCAAAAAGAAAAACCAGGGCATCTATTGCAAAGGAAAAAGGTCTTGAACCACTTGCTATTGAAATACTTTTACAAGATAGCAAATTTAACCCTAACAAGTCAGCTGAAAAATATGTTAATGCTGAAAAAGGTGTTGATACAGTTGAAGATGCTATTAATGGTGCTAAGGACATTATTGCTGAACAAATTTCCGATAATTCAAAAATCAGAAAGACTATCAGAAAAATGTTAAACAACTATGGTACAGTAGTTTCTGTTGCAAGTGATAAAGACAAGGACAGTGTTTATAGGTCTTACTACGAATACAGTGAACCTGTAAAGAAAATTGCCGACCACAGACTTCTTGCTATTAACAGAGGTGAGAAAGACGGTTTCTTAAAGGTATCTATTCAATGTGATTATGAAAAGTTTATTGAATATATCAACAATGAAACTATCAACTACAAAAATGACTTATGCAGTGACATTATTAAAGAAGCCGGTGCTGACGCATATCAGAGACTTATTTTCCCATCTATTGAAAGGGAAATTCGTTCTGCTTTAACTGAAAATGCTTGTGAAAACTCAATGAAAGTTTTTGCAATTAATCTAAAGCAATTATTAATGCAACCACCTGTTAAGGGTAAAACTGTACTTGGACTTGACCCGGGATACAGAACAGGTTGTAAGGTTGCCGTTGTTGATGAAACAGGTAAGGTACTTGACACAACAGTTATCTACCCTACTCACGGTGAAATTAAGGTTAAGCAATCAAAAGAAAAAATTATTCAGTTAATTAAGAAATATGATGTAGATATTATTTCTATAGGTAACGGTACTGCTAGTAAAGAAACAGAAATGTTTGCAGTTGATGTAATTAAGGACTGTGGCAAAGATGTTAAGTATATGGTAGTTAGTGAGGCAGGTGCATCAGTTTATTCTGCATCTAAACTTGCTGCTAAAGAACTTCCTGAACTTGACCTTACCCTAAGAAGTGCCGTTTCTATTGCAAGAAGAATTCAAGACCCATTAGCTGAACTTGTAAAAATTGAGCCTAAAGCAATTGGTGTTGGTCAATATCAACATGATATGCCACAAAAAAGACTTGCTGAAACACTTGACGGTGTTGTTGAAAACTGCGTTAACTCAGTTGGTGCTGACTTAAATACTGCATCCCCTGCATTACTTTCAAGGGTTGCCGGTCTTAATGCTACTGTATGCAACAACATTGTAAAATACAGAGAAGAAAACGGTGCATTCTCTTCAAGAAGTGAACTAAAGAAAGTACCTAAACTTGGACCTAAAGCATTTGAACAATGTGCCGGTTTCCTTAGAGTTGCTGAAAGTAAGAATCCATTTGACAACACAGGTGTTCACCCTGAAAGTTATAGCAATGCAAAAGAACTGCTAAAGACACTTGACTACAGCGACAAGGATATTAAAACCGGTGACTACTCTGACCTATCAACCAGAGTAAAGAACTTTGGCAGTAAGAAACTTGCTGACATTGTTGAAATCGGTTTACCTACACTTGACGATATTGTAAAGGAACTATCTAAACCCGGACGTGACCCTAGAGATGAACTTCCTGCACCTATGCTAAGAAGTGATGTACTTGACATTAAGGACTTAAAGGAAGGTATGGAACTTAAGGGTACTGTAAGAAATGTTATTGACTTTGGTGCATTTATTGACATTGGTGTGCATCAAGACGGTCTTGTACATATTTCTCAAATCTGTGATAAGTACATTAAGCATCCATCAGAGGTGCTAAAAGTCGGTGACATTGTAAAAGTAAAAATTCTTTCTGTTGAACCTGAAAAGAATAGAATTGCTTTGACTATGAAATTTTAA
- a CDS encoding ketopantoate reductase family protein — translation MKIKKVAVLGAGAVGSYVIWGLSQKDNIQLGVIAEGERADRLKNGITINNEKYYPNVWSSTEKDIDLLVVALKYNSLPSAVKTIASVVNENTVVMSLMNGVDSEEIISAEIGKKNVIHSLIKVASHKENNGYCFNPETTLGIIFGETEEPYYSERVKAIEELFSNTGLHYRYTDYILEEMWAKFRLNVCNNLPQAILGAGVGCYEDSIHMKAISDGLRNELETIAQAKGIDINKSGELSKRGSAVPASARYSTLQDLDAKRHTEIDMFSGALIRMGKELNIKTPYNEFTYHMIKALEEKNDGKFDYTGDKDKVTWAK, via the coding sequence ATGAAAATAAAGAAAGTAGCAGTCCTTGGTGCAGGAGCAGTTGGCTCATATGTAATTTGGGGACTTTCACAGAAAGATAATATCCAACTTGGTGTTATAGCTGAGGGTGAAAGAGCTGATAGACTAAAGAATGGTATTACCATTAATAATGAAAAGTATTATCCTAATGTGTGGTCATCAACAGAAAAAGATATTGATTTATTAGTAGTAGCATTAAAGTATAATTCTTTGCCAAGTGCAGTGAAAACAATTGCAAGTGTAGTTAATGAAAATACTGTCGTTATGAGCCTAATGAATGGTGTTGACAGTGAAGAAATTATTTCAGCAGAAATAGGCAAGAAGAATGTTATCCATTCACTTATTAAGGTAGCCTCTCATAAAGAAAATAACGGTTACTGCTTTAACCCTGAAACCACACTAGGTATAATTTTTGGCGAAACAGAAGAACCATATTATAGCGAAAGAGTTAAGGCTATTGAAGAACTATTTAGCAACACAGGACTTCATTATAGATATACTGATTACATATTAGAAGAAATGTGGGCAAAGTTTAGGCTTAATGTGTGTAACAATTTACCACAAGCAATTTTAGGTGCAGGTGTAGGTTGTTATGAAGACAGTATCCATATGAAAGCTATTAGTGACGGTTTAAGAAATGAACTTGAAACTATAGCACAAGCAAAAGGTATTGATATTAATAAGTCAGGAGAACTATCAAAGAGAGGCAGTGCAGTACCTGCATCAGCAAGATATTCCACATTACAGGACTTAGATGCAAAAAGACATACAGAGATTGATATGTTTTCAGGAGCATTAATTCGTATGGGAAAAGAACTGAATATTAAAACACCATATAATGAATTTACCTATCATATGATAAAAGCATTGGAAGAAAAGAATGACGGTAAGTTTGATTATACAGGTGACAAAGACAAAGTAACTTGGGCAAAGTAA
- the cyaB gene encoding class IV adenylate cyclase, producing MSIEVELKVKILNKEEIINKLENLNFIKSSLVVETDTYFTSSYHDFISLDEALRIRNVLNKSTNETNSVITYKGAKLDNISMSRKELETEIKDSNIVKEILENIGFTAVPPLIKERQYLKNNNVTACVDTVKGLGDYLELEIIVENNSEKEKSLEVLESLLLKLGYSMKNTINTSYLSMLMNISE from the coding sequence ATGAGTATTGAAGTTGAATTAAAAGTAAAAATTCTTAATAAAGAAGAAATTATTAATAAATTAGAAAATCTAAATTTCATAAAGTCAAGTTTAGTTGTAGAAACCGACACTTACTTTACTTCATCATATCATGACTTTATTTCACTTGATGAGGCATTAAGAATAAGAAATGTACTTAATAAATCTACAAATGAAACTAATTCGGTGATTACATATAAAGGTGCAAAGCTAGACAATATTTCTATGTCAAGAAAAGAACTTGAAACTGAAATTAAAGACTCTAATATTGTTAAAGAAATTTTAGAAAATATAGGCTTTACAGCAGTACCACCACTTATAAAGGAAAGACAGTACCTAAAAAATAACAATGTAACTGCTTGTGTAGATACTGTTAAGGGTTTAGGTGATTATTTAGAATTAGAAATTATAGTGGAAAATAATTCTGAAAAAGAAAAATCATTAGAAGTATTAGAAAGCCTATTGTTAAAACTAGGCTACTCAATGAAAAACACAATCAATACTTCATATTTGTCAATGTTAATGAATATAAGTGAATAA
- a CDS encoding JAB domain-containing protein translates to MANENVHANHRSRMKKKFLDAGTLEIFEQYEQLEMLLYYACPRKDTNGIAHKLLNKFGSFSALCDSPINTIMECGVSEHTAILIKMIPEFTRIYISDKHNNANKIIDLEHLGDYFLPKYIGKDSEEVYLLLMDSKGKELFFGSVARGSFTSSEMPVRKIVELVMNYNAHTAVVAHNHPSGVAFPSKEDIIITKNLITTLDLIGSHLIDHIIVADNDFISLAESELTGSIFYLKDD, encoded by the coding sequence ATGGCAAATGAAAATGTACACGCAAACCATCGTTCCAGAATGAAGAAAAAGTTTCTTGATGCCGGTACTTTGGAAATTTTTGAACAATACGAACAACTTGAAATGCTACTTTACTATGCTTGTCCAAGAAAAGATACTAACGGTATTGCACATAAACTGTTAAATAAGTTTGGTTCTTTTTCTGCTCTTTGTGACTCTCCAATCAACACTATTATGGAGTGTGGAGTAAGTGAGCATACTGCAATACTTATCAAGATGATTCCTGAGTTTACTCGTATTTACATTAGCGATAAACACAACAATGCAAATAAAATTATTGATTTGGAACATTTAGGAGATTATTTTTTACCTAAGTATATTGGCAAGGATTCTGAAGAAGTATATTTATTGTTGATGGATTCTAAGGGTAAAGAACTTTTCTTTGGCAGTGTAGCAAGAGGTTCTTTCACAAGTTCAGAAATGCCTGTTCGTAAAATTGTTGAACTTGTTATGAATTATAATGCCCATACAGCAGTAGTTGCCCATAATCACCCAAGTGGTGTGGCATTTCCATCAAAGGAAGATATAATTATCACAAAAAATTTAATTACTACCCTTGACTTAATAGGTTCACACTTAATTGACCATATTATAGTTGCAGATAATGATTTTATTTCACTTGCCGAAAGTGAACTGACAGGTAGTATTTTTTACTTAAAGGATGATTGA